A region of the Acidimicrobiia bacterium genome:
CGATCATCGCCGGCATCGTCGTCGGAAGCGGTATCGGGGCCTATCTGGCCAGGTCGGTCGAGATGACCGGCATGCCCGAACTCGTGGCCGCATTCAACGGCTTCGGTGGCGGCGCCTCGGTGATGGTGGCTTCGGCCGAGTTCTTCCAGAACCCGGATCCCGCAGTCCAGACGGTCGTCACCATCGCTTTGTCGGTCGTCATAGGTGCAATAACCTTCTCCGGCAGCTTCATTGCGTGGGGCAAGCTGAACGGCAAGCTCCCCGGGCAACCGTTCGGTTATCCGGCCCAGAAACTTATCGACCCCCTGATCATTGCGGTCATCGTCGTGTTGAGCGTCCTCCTGGTGCTCGATAGCGGCGGTTCGATCGTGCTGTGGGTCTTGCTGGGCCTGGGACTGGTGCTGGGTGTCACCCGCGTCATCCCGATCGGCGGAGCAGACATGCCGGTGGTCATCTCCCTGTTGAACGCCTTCTCAGGTGTGGCCGCCTCCATGGCCGGGTTCGTGATCAACGAGAACGCGCTGATCATCTCCGGTGCCCTGGTGGGGGCTTCGGGTCTGATCCTCACCAACATCATGGTGAAGGCGATGAACCGGTCGCTCGCCCATGTGCTCTTCGCAGCCTTCGGCGGGGCGGACTCGACGGGACAAGGCGGCACGACCAGTGACAAGCCGGTCAAGTCGGCTTCGGCCGAGGATGTCGCGATCACGATGGGCTACGCACAATCGGTCATAGTCGTGCCCGGCTACGGTCTCGCTGTGGCGCAGGCTCAGCATGTGCTGCGCGAACTCGCCGATCTTCTCGAGGCGAAGGGTGTG
Encoded here:
- a CDS encoding NAD(P)(+) transhydrogenase (Re/Si-specific) subunit beta — protein: MSREISALIYLLAAALFIYGLKRLSSPKTARSGNQLAASGMAVAIVVTLTNSGISAWTIIAGIVVGSGIGAYLARSVEMTGMPELVAAFNGFGGGASVMVASAEFFQNPDPAVQTVVTIALSVVIGAITFSGSFIAWGKLNGKLPGQPFGYPAQKLIDPLIIAVIVVLSVLLVLDSGGSIVLWVLLGLGLVLGVTRVIPIGGADMPVVISLLNAFSGVAASMAGFVINENALIISGALVGASGLILTNIMVKAMNRSLAHVLFAAFGGADSTGQGGTTSDKPVKSASAEDVAITMGYAQSVIVVPGYGLAVAQAQHVLRELADLLEAKGVDVRYAIHPVAGRMPGHMNVLLAEADVSYDKLFALEDINGDFPRTDVALIVGANDVVNPAAREDATSPIYGMPILDVDFATTSVVIKRSLSPGFAGIDNPLFYNENNLMLFGDAKGAIQELIAAVKEM